The stretch of DNA GACCGAGGTATGCGAGTACCATCCGACATCTGCTTTGAGACGGTCCGCGATCATCTTCTGGAGATGGACGAGGGCGTACATGTTCGCCCCGAGTGCGGAGAGCATGTCGTTCGACCTGAAATCCACGTGCATATTGAGTCTCCCGTCGCGGACGAAGCACTGGATTCTCTGGAGGCACGGCGGATTGTCCGATTGATCGTCTTTCGGGGGAAACCAGGTGATTGCTTCGGCACGGCGTGAATTGGGCTCGGCTTTGAGTTTCTCTATCAGGTATTCCACCTGGTCGATCCCTTTCCCGTCGCCGTCTCCCCTGAACTCCGAATCCCCCACCGGATAATCGAAGAGCCGGTCGTGATACGTATATACGAACTCGTTCTCGGTCCCGTTCAGGAGATCGTTTACGTACTGCCTCATCGCCCCTTCGCCGAACATATTGAAAGGGCTAATCATGTAGTCCTCGAACGGATTTTTAACGTGAATATTCAGCGGCTCGGGAAGTTCTATAGTCTTTTCTCCGTCTTCTGTGACCAGATATTTCCCGTGCTTCAGGATGGTCTTGATAACCTCTTCATGTGCCTTGCCCAGTGAAAATGCACGTACGTTGAACACCTTAAAACCATCTCCCTTTGATAAGAGTATTTTCGCCAACCTATTTCAGATTGTCTGATTGCCCGCACCAGAACGGGCATTCTTTCTTCCGGCATTCCCTGTTCAGTCCGGAAAATTCACAGCAGAACTCTTCCGTAACCGGCAGGGCGACTTTGAAGTTCTCTTCCAGGAACTTAACCGCCCCGATTATCGCGAGGTATGTATCCCGTTTACAGCACCTGGGCCCCCCTGCGTTGGCAATTGCCATTAAAGCCGTTGCCGTCATCCTGTTCGATAGCGACCAGGACTCTCCTGAAAGAGGGGTCGAGCCCGTGATCACGCTTATGAAGATCCCTGTTCCGATCGCTGCACCGCATGTTCCGTGCGTTCCGCAGAAACCGCCTTTGATATGCTCAGAACGACTGAGTGCCTTCTTCAGCGCTTTTTCCTTCTTTTCCTGCTCGTTTATTTCATTATAATACGCGGTGATGAGTACTGCCGGGACGAGGTAGTGGTGTTCGGGGCCGTGCATGTGCATGCTTGGGTGGCGCATGAGCGTTATTGCAATTTTTATCGGGTCTTTGAGATCCGTATTCAGGCAGAACGCGGTTATCATTGCTTCCGCCTCCCTGCCGTGGCATTCGTCGCATATGAAATGGCCGTTTTCGCAGGCAACGTTTGTCCTGAATTTCTTACCGCAAAACGAGCACTCCATCTCCTTTTCGGTATCGCTGTAGACCAGTTCCCCGCCGCAGATGAGGCAACCGGTCTTCTCATCAGTCATTCTTTTCATCACTCGTGTATACTGTTCTCTTCAGGATCGCCATAATGATTGGCAATGCCAAATGGATTATAGCGATGCCGACAGAATAATAGATTATGCAGACCTCGCCGGAGATGAATGCCTATTTTAAATCGCTTCAGACCGGGCTTGAAACCGCAATAAAGGTTGCAAAGCAGGCGCGTCTGAAGGGGATCGATCCGAGGACCAGTGTGGAGATCCCTATTGCAAACGATCTTGCCGACAGGGTCGAGGCACTGCTTGACATCAAAGGAGTAGCGGCGAGACTCCGTGAACTCGGCGAAACGATGTCCCGCGAGGAGGTCGCCCTGAAGATAGGCGACGATTTTATTGCAAAGAAATTCGGCGAGCAGACAAGGGAAGATATCCTCGATCACGCGATAAGAACATCGATGGCTCTCCTGACCGAGGGTGTCGTTGCGGCCCCGACCGAGGGTATAGGAAAGATCGGCGTCGGCAGGAACGACGACGGAACAGAATATTTAAAGATCTATTATGCCGGGCCTATCAGAAGTGCGGGCGGAACGGCCCAGGCTCTCTCTGTTCTCGTCGGGGATTATGTCCGGAAAGGTCTTGGGATGTCCGCGTTTATCCCGAGGGACGAGGAGGTCGAGAGGTATGTCGAGGAGATTAAGAAATACAACAATATCATGAGCCTCCAGTACCTCCCGCCGGACGACGATCTCAGGTATATCGTCAGGAACTGTCCTGTCTGCGTCGACGGCGAGCCGACGGAGAAGGTCGAGGTCTCGGGTTTCAGGAACCTCGAACGCATTGAGACCAATGTCGTCAGGGGCGGTATGGCTCTCGTGGTTGCGGAGGGAATGGGGCTTAAGGCCCCGAAGATCCAGAAGGTCGTCCGCAAGGTCAGGATGGAGGGCTGGGAATGGCTCGACAAACTCGTATCGGGCGGTACTTCTTCTGCCGGCAAAGAGGGGGCAAAAGAGGAGAAGGACGAGGGATTCCACCTCAAGCCCAAGGACAAATATATCAAGGATCTTATCGGTGGAAGACCGGTCTTCTCCTACCCGATGAAAGCCGGCGGTTTCAGGCTGAGATACGGCCGTTCGAGAAATACCGGATTTGCGGCTGCAGGATTCAATCCTTCAACTCTCCATATACTCGGCGACTTCCTTGCGGTCGGCACCCAGATGAAGGTCGAGCGTCCCGGGAAGGCGGCGGGAGTAGTCCCGGTCGATACTGTCGAAGGGCCGACCGTTCGTCTCACCAACGGGGACGTGATGAGGATCGACACGATAGAGGATGCGCTGAAGTACGGTCCGCAGGTCGAAAGAATCATCGATGTCGGCGAGATGCTCGTTTCATACGGTGAATTCCTCGAGAACAACCACAACCTCGTTCCGTCCGCATACTGCCACGAGTGGTGGATGCTCGAAGGCGGTGAAAGGCGGCCGGAGAACATGATGGAAGCGGTCGAGATGGCCGTGTCCGGTGCATATCTTCATCCGGATTATACATATATCTGGGACGATATCTCCGTTGAAGATGTAATCGCCCTTGCAGATGCAGTGTCTGCCGAAGGAGAGATCAAGGAAGGCGTCCTGTATCTCCCCGGCGATTTTTCGCTGAAGAGCACTCTTGAAATTCTCCTCCTTCCCCATAAAGTTCGTGAGGGAAAGATCGTTATCGAATCCCCGATCGTCTTTCTCGCATGCCTGGGCCTTACGATGAATCTCGAGAAGAGAGAAACCCGCGAACACCTTCCCGAATGCAAAAACGGTCTTGAGGCGGCATCATGTCTCTCCGGATTTAAGATGCGCTCCAAGGCGGGTACGAGAATCGGCGGAAGGATGGGCCGCCCGGGAAAGTCCAAACCCCGTAAGATGAATCCTCCACCAAACGGACTCTTCCCTGTCGGCGACGAGGGCGGATCGAGGCGCTCTTTCCAGGAGGCCTCCAAGTCGAAGGAGAACAGGCAGGGGGGACTTATAACCGCCGAGATGGGTCTTCGCCGGTGCCCTTCGTGCAAAAAGATAACATACAAGAATATCTGCGAGTGCGGGACCCATACCGAACCCGAGTATGTATGCCCTAAGTGCGGAAGGAACGTTGTAGGCGGGAAATGTCCTGTCTGCGGGATGGAGGGAGTTTGCAGCCAGCAGGTCCAGATCGACGTAAAGGCTGAGTATGATTCCGCCCTGAAAAATGTCGGTATGATAAGGGATATGGAGCCCAAGCTGGTAAAAGGCGTAAAGGGTATGATGTCGAAGGAGAGGTGTGCCGAACCGCTGGAAAAGGCGGTATTACGTGCTGCAAACGAACTATACGTGTTCAAGGACGGAACCCTCCGCTACGATATGATCGACCTGCCGCTCACGCATTTCAAACCGAAGGAGATCGGGACTTCGGTTGAAAGGCTGATAGAACTTGGTTATCCTAAGGATGTCTACGGGAAACCTCTCGAATCCGAAGATCAGGTACTTGAGCTCAAATGCCAGGACATTCTTGTCTCCGAAGACTGCGGGGAATGGCTCCTGAAGGTTGCGATGTTTATCGACGAGATGCTCGGAAAGCTCTACGATCTTCCTCCCTACTATAATGCGGAGAAGAAAGAGGACATCGTCGGCCGCCTGCTCATGGGGCTTGCTCCGCATACGAGTGCCGGGGTTCTGGTGAGGCTTCTCGGTTTTTCGAAGGCATTTGTCGGATACGGCCACCCGTATTTCCACGCGGCAAAGAGGAGAAACTGCTTCCAGGGCGAGACCGAGATCACGGTCTATGACAATGAGAAGTGGCAGACGCTTCCGATACGGAAGTTCGTACTCGAGAACTTCGATATCTCGAAGACCAACTTCGATCTCGTCGGGACATACTATTCCGATCCATCAAAGACCTTCTGGGTCCATTCGCTCGATATCTCCGGTGCGGTCAGGATGAGGCGGGTCACTTCGGTATCAGTCCACAGGTCTCCGAAGACTCTAATCAGGTTCGAGACCTCGCGTGGAAGATCGGTAACCGTTACCCCCGAACACACGATGCTTGTCTGCGATCTTGCATACCAGCGGAGGGTTAAGGCCCTTGAGTTAAAGGAAGGAGATTTCGTCCCGATATTCGAGGGCACCTGCATGATAAACGACAGGATTGTCGGGCGCGACATCCTCGAGTCCGCCGAGGACTATGTGTTCTGCATGACCGTGGACCAGGATCACAATCTTCCTGCAAACGGTATTTTCACGGGGCAATGCGACGGCGACGAGGACTGCGTGATGCTCCTTCTCGACGGCCTGATCAACTTCTCCAAGTGCTTCCTCCCCGAGACGAGGGGCGGATCGATGGACGCCCCGCTCGTCCTGACGAGCAGGATAGATCCTTCCGAGGTTGACGGAGAGTGCCACAATGTGGATGCATGTCCGTCTTACCCGCTCGAACTCTATCTCGAAGCCCTGAAATATACGCATCCCAAGGATCTTGAAAAGAAGATCGACCATGTCGCCCTCCGGTTGGGGACACCGGGGCAGTATGAAGGGATCATGTTCACCCACGATACAACCGACATATCGGCGGGCCCGCTCATATCCTCTTATAATACATTAAAAACGATGACCGACAAACTCGAGGCCGAACTTGAACTTGGAAAGATCATACGAGCGGTCGATGCCGACGATGTCGCGGAGAGGGTGCTCAATACGCATTTCATACGCGATATTATGGGCAACCTTAATTCTTTTTCAAAACAGTCGATGCGCTGCACTAAGTGCAATGCGAAGTACAGGAGGATGCCGCTTTCGGGGAAGTGCAGGTGCGGGAATAAGGTGATCCCGACCGTCCACGAGGGGTCGGTCAAGAAATACCTTGAGATGTCACAGAAGATGTGCGATGAATATAATGTATCCGAATATACGAGGCAGAGGGTGGAGGTACTCTCGATGGCAGTCCTTTCGACCTTCGGCGAACCGCCCGAGAAGCAGATGGGTCTGGCGGATTTTATGTGATTTTTATAACCCTCTTTCGTATACCGGGATAACTGGCTGGATGATGGGTTGGTGTGATTGGTATCTCCATTACTGTCGCATTGCCCTGTGGCACATTTCAGGTTAGGTTTCTCGTCACATCTTCCTGCCGGAAGGAGACCGGCAAATGTAGAATATACGGTCTGTTTATTAAATCTGACGCAAATAAATGCTATAATCTCTTTTCTGCTATATAGATTTATATTGCAGGGCTATACTGCTGCATTGATATGGTCCGGGGACGAAAATGAGTGTTTATGGCAGGAGCAAAAGATTACGACGAGATCGCGTTAAAGTGTGTTCCATACCACGATGCTTTTTTCGGAACTGTTCTGGATTTCATCTTCCCGGAGGATAAGAAGATCCTTGAGCTTGCGTGCGGCACCGGAATCCTTACGGAGATGATCGCCGGAAAATGCCCGGGTGCAGATATTTCCTGTGTCGATTCGGACGGATCTATGATCGAAAAAGCCGGTGAAAAACCTGCACTTTCCGGTGTCAGGTTCATTGAAGGTGATATGAGAGATTGTTCCGGGAGCGGTTATGATGCGGTCGTTATTACACAGGCGATTTTTTTCATCGATGATTCCGACAGGAAGATTCTTGTTGCAAAGATCCGCGACATGCTTAAAGAGGGCGGCAGGTTCATCTCCGGCGATATGTTCGTCCCGGGTACAGAATTTGAAAAGGAGTTATACAAAAAGAACTGGATTGACCTGATGCTCTCAAACGGACTCTCCCTTTCCGAAGCGGAGAATATGATCGCGCCTCTCGATGATTTTTGCGGGAAGAATACTATTGAATCCTTTTCCTCAGAGCTTAAGAAAGCGGGTTTTAGCAGGGTGATTGTTCCCTACAGGTCGGGATATTATGGGGTTGTTGTAGGCTACAAATAGGGATGATGTAAAAAATATTGCACCAATTGTAATGTTTATACTACATTGATTCCTATTTAAATGAAAGAAATTTTTCAGTGTAAATCCGAGTATGGCAGGAAAAAGAATCAGAAGGATAATCCCTGCGGCTGCAGGGGCTGCGGGTCTTGCAGTGCCGGCATGTGCGGCGGTATGCCCCAAGGGTATCGGAGACTGTCCTTATCCGGGGCGCTGCTTCCTTTATGTAGACTCCAACGGGGATTCCATCTGCGATTATACGCCCGGTGATACATCCCAGGTGGCAACCGATGCCGATCCTGTTACGGTAACAAACAGTTCAGCAACCGATTCAGGTAACAGGCACAGGGGAGGATCTGCGGCGGATACCGTGCAGTCGACTGTATCGCCGTCAGGGGGGCCTGAATCCTCACCTGAATCGGGCCTGAATCCGCTTTTGCTTACTGCCGCAGGGCTGTTTGTTGCCGGTGTCCTGATCCTTTCAGCATATTTCATCCTGAGATATCTAAAGAGAGAAAACCCTTTGCTTTACAGCAGGTTATTCCTGTATGCCGGGATGGTTCCGCTTCTTCTTGCAATTCTCATAGTCCTTAACGATCCTGAGTCTTTTGGTATCAGCGGCACATTTGCCGATATGGCGGAGCGCTATTCGGGGATAGTGTATATGTTCGGTGGAGCTCTTGTCATGGCCGGCCTTTGGCTCAAAAACGGTGTTTCGAGGGAGATGACAATCTCGGTTTTGATACTTACCATTGCGGCAGGCTTCCTCCTGGTGCTCCCGATAGCACCGGACGGTTTCTATTCGGTGGTTTCGGGCCTGACTACTCTCCAGTTCGCGGGGATCGGTTTTGTCGGGCTTGTCCTGCTGGTATGTATTTCGCTGATATTCGGGCGGGTCTTCTGTGCGCATATGTGCCCGGCGGGGGCGGTCCAGGAGCTCCTATCAAGACTACCGCTGCCGAAACTGGAGATCCGTGACAGGCGTATTCCGAATGCCGTACGGCTGATTGTATTTATCGTTCTTATAGCTGGTGCGCTGTTTTCGATAAATACATTCGAATACATCGGTGTTTCGCACTTCTTTGCGATGATATTTTCAGCTGCCGCAGTGGTGTTTGCAGTCATACTGGTTCTTTCGCTGTTTGTTTACAGGCCGTTCTGCACTTTCCTGTGCCCGTATGGCCTTGTGTTCTCGATGGCCTCCCGTTTCGGGAGATTCGGGCTTAAGAGGACCGAAGACTGCATCGACTGCGGGAAATGCGAGAGAGTTTGCCCGACGGTTGAAGCAGGGAGGGATGGCAGGAAAGCGGAGTGCTATCTCTGCGGAAGATGTATTGAGGTCTGTCCGAAAGATTCGGCAATAGTCTTCGGGAAGAGAAGCGAGCCTTAAATTAGTGAAAGGATAAATAATGAAACTGCATTTTCTGCGAGGGTAGCCAAGTGGTCAACGGCGCTCGACTCAAGATCGAGTCCTTAGTGGTTCGCGGGTTCGACTCCCTCCCCTCGCATTTTTATTTTTGAGATTTCTTCACGATCACCGTAACAATGAGATTGGACTTCTCCAAAAATCACTCGTTCCCTGATTTCTCTCCCTCGCCAGAAGAGTGTCTTGAGGGACAACAGGAACTCCGGCACTTCAGCGTGCATTTCTTTTCATGAAGGTTGTCCCTCTTCTCGGCCCATTTGACCAGGGGGATGATAACTTCGCAGAGTTCTTTTCCGTCGTCGGTCAGTGAATATTCGACGCGGGGAGGGATTTCGGGAAATGACTCCCTCTCTACCAGACCTGTTCTCTGTAGCTCTTTTAAGAGGTCTGTCAGCGTTTTCGGGCTTATTCCGTCCAGTATATTCATAAGGTCGTTGAATCGTAGTTTTTCGTGATGCCCGAGGATTGTGATGAGCAGAATGGCCCATTTTTTGGATATTGTGGTAATGATCCCTTCGAGCGGGCAGAGGCAGATCCTGTTACTATCGTGGTGCATAGTCACTTCATTACTATAAACTTAATAGAATTAATACTTTCCAAAATATTGTAATTATATACAAATGACAGGGAGGTGAAATAAGCGATGTGTATGCCAATTCAGAATTCGCAATGTCATGGTCACGGGCATTGCATGGGTCCTGATCGCGGTCACGGACACCGTTCCTGCGATTGCATGCAGATGCTCTCAGTTGAAGACGAGATCAAATCACTGGAGAATGCAAAGCAGCGGACGCAGGCCAGACTCGATATGATCGAGAAGAAGATCGGGGAACTCAGGAAAATATAATTTACACGAAAAAAGGCTGATGCCCCGGACCTGTCCGGGTCTTCATTTGAGTGGGGACAGATAACATGGAGATTCATTTCAACAGAAACAGGATAGTTCCCGTGATGCGGAACGGTTACGGGAGGGGTGATGTAGTGTGAGCGGGGTGATCGAAGTCAGGGATCTGACAAAGACCTTCGGTTCCACCGTCGCCGTAGATCATATCTCATTCTCTGTAAAGGAGGGGGAGATCCTGGGTTTTCTCGGCCCTAACGGTGCGGGCAAGACAACCACAACTCGTATGCTGACCGGCGTGATCCCTCCTGTGTCCGGTACTGTGACAATCCTCGGGCACGATATATGGCGTGAACCGGTGCTGGCCAAACAGGGATTCGGGGTGGTTCCCGAGATTTCTAACGCCTATACTGATCTTACAGCCTGGCGGAACCTTCAGTTGATGGGTGACCTCTATGGTCTTTCGCGTGACCTTGCTGACCGGCGTGCGACGGAGCTTCTCGGTACACTCGGACTCCTGGACCGAAAGGATCAGAAGGTTCAGGCATACTCGAAAGGCATGAAGCAGCGACTCGTTCTTGCGATGGCTCTTCCCCATGAGCCCCGACTTCTCTTCCTTGACGAACCAACGAGCGGGCTCGACGTGCAGAGCACACGGCTGATCCTCACTCTGCTGCGAAAATTGAACAGGGACGGGACAACTATCTTCCTCACAACGCATAACATGGAAGAGGCAAATCTGCTCTGTGATCGGATTGCAATTATCCGGGCCGGTAAACTTGTGGCGGTCGATGCCCCGGAAAAGCTCAAGACAGAGATTGATCGTGTGCACAGGGTAGAGGTGAGCTTTGACCGGGAAGTGCCTGATGATGAGATCTGTGGACTGTTGGGAGTGACCGGTGCGGAGCGGACCGGAGACAAGTGGCAGATCGTGACAGAAAACCCGGATGCCGCTATCCGCTCTCTGGTGGCATTCAGCCGTCAGCATGGGGCGGCGATCGTGACGCTCGTAACTCATGCACCCACTCTGGATGAGGCGTTCCTCAGGCTGACAGGGGAGATGGAATCGTGAACCCGGCGGGAGTGCCGGAACAACTCCGGCGGGCATGGGCCATAGCTAAAAAAGACATCCTTATTTATTATTTTAAGGGGCCTGTCCTGATCTTCGGGGTTTTCATGCCGGTATTTCTTTTCCTCGCGTTCCTCATGGGGGGTCGTCAGCTTCCGCTGGAATTCCTCGTCTCAGGACTCATCGGCATGACCCTCTTTTTTACGGCCACCGCAGTTTCGCCTGCGATATTTCCGTGGGAGGGGCAGGCAAAGACCCTTGAACGGCTGGCTTCATGCCCGGTCTCCACCGGGACAATTGTCTTTGGCGACATGCTCGCTTCACTCATCTTCGGGATCGGAATAACGGCTGTCACTGTCATCATCGGTATCGCTCTTGGGCTTCCTCTGCTCCACGGCATTGTCCTTGTTGCCGGAATCGTAATCTCGGCGTTTTGTTTCTCGGCGATAGGAATGCTACTCGCTGTACCTCCCACGAATGTGCCATCGAATATAATGATGCTGACTTCGCTCATCAAGTTCCCACTCATATTTGTATCTGGGATTTTTGTTCCCCTGGAGCAACTGCCTTACTGGGGTGTGGCACTGGCGGCGTGCTCTCCCCTCACCTACTTTACTGATCTTGTCCGCTACTCGTTCACGGATGCACATTTCTTCCCGGTTCTAACCGATTTGGCAGTGCTGACTGTGTTCACCTTTTTTTTTACGATAATGGCGATGGCATTGCACAAGATGACGATGCCACGGAGAATGTAGGGTAGAGAGAATAAGTCTAAAAGTGTGTTGTTAAATGTGTTTTAATCCTGTGGGGAGAGATTTGGATTTGTTTTTGTTATCCAAAAAATCAAAAAGGGAATTTTTACATCAGCACTGCTGCAAGGGCGAGCACCGGCAGCATCGTCATGAGGGCAAGGTGCGGTGCGTAGCCCGGGGATGTCTGGATCGAGTATTTCAGTGTCGGCCAGATCTGCGTGTATGCCGTAATCGTCGCCAGGATCTGGAGGACGGCGGCTGCAAGGACTGTTGTCGTGAGACCTGTCGCAATCGCTGCAATGGTTGCAATGAAGGCGAGCATCAGAAACCCGAAGTGCACTGCAAGACGCATCCCGATCATCCGGAAGGTGATGAATCCCGTAGTTATGCTGCTCAGCAGGATCGCCAGGGTAATAACAAGGTATGTGTATTCCATCTATTTCGCCTCAGAAGTTGACCACCGCGTTGGCAGGATTGCTGATCAGGTCGATATATGTCGCAGCTCCTGCGATTTTCATGCCCTCGACGAGATTGCCTTCGTTTATGCCGCGGAACTGTGCCGAAAGCTCGCAGACGTATACTTTCGTACCTCCTTCGATGACCTCGTTCATGAGACTGTCGAGCCGGTCGAAGGAAGGATGTTTCACGCCTGTCGCCGCTCCCTTCTTCGCCATGCTTGCGCCGTCCATGAGCAGGAAGATGGTCACCGTCTTTCCCATCGAAAGTGCCACCTTCGAGAAAA from Methanolacinia petrolearia DSM 11571 encodes:
- a CDS encoding DNA-directed DNA polymerase II large subunit; the encoded protein is MQTSPEMNAYFKSLQTGLETAIKVAKQARLKGIDPRTSVEIPIANDLADRVEALLDIKGVAARLRELGETMSREEVALKIGDDFIAKKFGEQTREDILDHAIRTSMALLTEGVVAAPTEGIGKIGVGRNDDGTEYLKIYYAGPIRSAGGTAQALSVLVGDYVRKGLGMSAFIPRDEEVERYVEEIKKYNNIMSLQYLPPDDDLRYIVRNCPVCVDGEPTEKVEVSGFRNLERIETNVVRGGMALVVAEGMGLKAPKIQKVVRKVRMEGWEWLDKLVSGGTSSAGKEGAKEEKDEGFHLKPKDKYIKDLIGGRPVFSYPMKAGGFRLRYGRSRNTGFAAAGFNPSTLHILGDFLAVGTQMKVERPGKAAGVVPVDTVEGPTVRLTNGDVMRIDTIEDALKYGPQVERIIDVGEMLVSYGEFLENNHNLVPSAYCHEWWMLEGGERRPENMMEAVEMAVSGAYLHPDYTYIWDDISVEDVIALADAVSAEGEIKEGVLYLPGDFSLKSTLEILLLPHKVREGKIVIESPIVFLACLGLTMNLEKRETREHLPECKNGLEAASCLSGFKMRSKAGTRIGGRMGRPGKSKPRKMNPPPNGLFPVGDEGGSRRSFQEASKSKENRQGGLITAEMGLRRCPSCKKITYKNICECGTHTEPEYVCPKCGRNVVGGKCPVCGMEGVCSQQVQIDVKAEYDSALKNVGMIRDMEPKLVKGVKGMMSKERCAEPLEKAVLRAANELYVFKDGTLRYDMIDLPLTHFKPKEIGTSVERLIELGYPKDVYGKPLESEDQVLELKCQDILVSEDCGEWLLKVAMFIDEMLGKLYDLPPYYNAEKKEDIVGRLLMGLAPHTSAGVLVRLLGFSKAFVGYGHPYFHAAKRRNCFQGETEITVYDNEKWQTLPIRKFVLENFDISKTNFDLVGTYYSDPSKTFWVHSLDISGAVRMRRVTSVSVHRSPKTLIRFETSRGRSVTVTPEHTMLVCDLAYQRRVKALELKEGDFVPIFEGTCMINDRIVGRDILESAEDYVFCMTVDQDHNLPANGIFTGQCDGDEDCVMLLLDGLINFSKCFLPETRGGSMDAPLVLTSRIDPSEVDGECHNVDACPSYPLELYLEALKYTHPKDLEKKIDHVALRLGTPGQYEGIMFTHDTTDISAGPLISSYNTLKTMTDKLEAELELGKIIRAVDADDVAERVLNTHFIRDIMGNLNSFSKQSMRCTKCNAKYRRMPLSGKCRCGNKVIPTVHEGSVKKYLEMSQKMCDEYNVSEYTRQRVEVLSMAVLSTFGEPPEKQMGLADFM
- a CDS encoding DUF5714 domain-containing protein; protein product: MTDEKTGCLICGGELVYSDTEKEMECSFCGKKFRTNVACENGHFICDECHGREAEAMITAFCLNTDLKDPIKIAITLMRHPSMHMHGPEHHYLVPAVLITAYYNEINEQEKKEKALKKALSRSEHIKGGFCGTHGTCGAAIGTGIFISVITGSTPLSGESWSLSNRMTATALMAIANAGGPRCCKRDTYLAIIGAVKFLEENFKVALPVTEEFCCEFSGLNRECRKKECPFWCGQSDNLK
- a CDS encoding DUF5400 domain-containing protein translates to MEYTYLVITLAILLSSITTGFITFRMIGMRLAVHFGFLMLAFIATIAAIATGLTTTVLAAAVLQILATITAYTQIWPTLKYSIQTSPGYAPHLALMTMLPVLALAAVLM
- a CDS encoding daunorubicin resistance protein DrrA family ABC transporter ATP-binding protein; translation: MSGVIEVRDLTKTFGSTVAVDHISFSVKEGEILGFLGPNGAGKTTTTRMLTGVIPPVSGTVTILGHDIWREPVLAKQGFGVVPEISNAYTDLTAWRNLQLMGDLYGLSRDLADRRATELLGTLGLLDRKDQKVQAYSKGMKQRLVLAMALPHEPRLLFLDEPTSGLDVQSTRLILTLLRKLNRDGTTIFLTTHNMEEANLLCDRIAIIRAGKLVAVDAPEKLKTEIDRVHRVEVSFDREVPDDEICGLLGVTGAERTGDKWQIVTENPDAAIRSLVAFSRQHGAAIVTLVTHAPTLDEAFLRLTGEMES
- a CDS encoding thymidylate synthase yields the protein MFNVRAFSLGKAHEEVIKTILKHGKYLVTEDGEKTIELPEPLNIHVKNPFEDYMISPFNMFGEGAMRQYVNDLLNGTENEFVYTYHDRLFDYPVGDSEFRGDGDGKGIDQVEYLIEKLKAEPNSRRAEAITWFPPKDDQSDNPPCLQRIQCFVRDGRLNMHVDFRSNDMLSALGANMYALVHLQKMIADRLKADVGWYSHTSVSAHMYHERDHDELMKYVKGLGLEADLKHYESSKLIKD
- a CDS encoding ABC transporter permease; translated protein: MNPAGVPEQLRRAWAIAKKDILIYYFKGPVLIFGVFMPVFLFLAFLMGGRQLPLEFLVSGLIGMTLFFTATAVSPAIFPWEGQAKTLERLASCPVSTGTIVFGDMLASLIFGIGITAVTVIIGIALGLPLLHGIVLVAGIVISAFCFSAIGMLLAVPPTNVPSNIMMLTSLIKFPLIFVSGIFVPLEQLPYWGVALAACSPLTYFTDLVRYSFTDAHFFPVLTDLAVLTVFTFFFTIMAMALHKMTMPRRM
- a CDS encoding winged helix-turn-helix transcriptional regulator, translating into MHHDSNRICLCPLEGIITTISKKWAILLITILGHHEKLRFNDLMNILDGISPKTLTDLLKELQRTGLVERESFPEIPPRVEYSLTDDGKELCEVIIPLVKWAEKRDNLHEKKCTLKCRSSCCPSRHSSGEGEKSGNE
- a CDS encoding 4Fe-4S binding protein, which gives rise to MAGKRIRRIIPAAAGAAGLAVPACAAVCPKGIGDCPYPGRCFLYVDSNGDSICDYTPGDTSQVATDADPVTVTNSSATDSGNRHRGGSAADTVQSTVSPSGGPESSPESGLNPLLLTAAGLFVAGVLILSAYFILRYLKRENPLLYSRLFLYAGMVPLLLAILIVLNDPESFGISGTFADMAERYSGIVYMFGGALVMAGLWLKNGVSREMTISVLILTIAAGFLLVLPIAPDGFYSVVSGLTTLQFAGIGFVGLVLLVCISLIFGRVFCAHMCPAGAVQELLSRLPLPKLEIRDRRIPNAVRLIVFIVLIAGALFSINTFEYIGVSHFFAMIFSAAAVVFAVILVLSLFVYRPFCTFLCPYGLVFSMASRFGRFGLKRTEDCIDCGKCERVCPTVEAGRDGRKAECYLCGRCIEVCPKDSAIVFGKRSEP
- a CDS encoding class I SAM-dependent methyltransferase; this encodes MAGAKDYDEIALKCVPYHDAFFGTVLDFIFPEDKKILELACGTGILTEMIAGKCPGADISCVDSDGSMIEKAGEKPALSGVRFIEGDMRDCSGSGYDAVVITQAIFFIDDSDRKILVAKIRDMLKEGGRFISGDMFVPGTEFEKELYKKNWIDLMLSNGLSLSEAENMIAPLDDFCGKNTIESFSSELKKAGFSRVIVPYRSGYYGVVVGYK